From the Hordeum vulgare subsp. vulgare chromosome 1H, MorexV3_pseudomolecules_assembly, whole genome shotgun sequence genome, the window TCATAAAATCTTCATGGATGCAAAACAAATTGTCGtttagaaaaaaatatatttattaCAAATTATTCACGAGTTTCAAAACAATGTTCATGAGTTTAAACAAATGTtcagaaattcaaaaaatgttcaagatATTGTAAGAAAGTTAGCACATTAAAAACATGTTCACATTTTAATAAAGAAAAAAATTCGTGAAAACAAAAAATGTTTGCTTGTTCTGAAAATTTTCGCGAGGTTGAAAAATGTTCTTGAAttagaaaaatgttcatgattttctaAACCATGTTCGCAGCAGGAAAACATATTCGCGAATTTCGGAAATAGTTCCCAAATTTTAGAAAAGGCCATGTATTCAAAAATGTTTGCCGATTCgaaaaaatattcatgagcttcataaaatatgtccaaaattttcagaaatgtTCGCGAAGCTGTATACAGCATTCACGAATTTGAAAAACAGTCATGATTTCAataaaaatgttcacgaatttgAAATAAGTTGTCCGGAGCAGACGTACGTTCCTGACGACCAACGCGCTGCCGCTCGAGCGTGGCTGTCCGGAGCAGACGTACGTTCCTGACGACGACAGCGGGGGGCTCGCGCACCGGACAAACAACGGCCATGGCGGCATCCCCAGGCCTGCGACGCCACCTTTCTTTTGTCCAGGCAATTTCCCGCTAGTTAATTACTCCACTCCACGGTCCACTTTGCGCACGAAGTCTCCGCACTCTCCGCCTCCCTCCGTCCCTCGCCGCCTTGGTCGCGTCGCCGGTCGCCACCTGCTCTCTCTGTCTCTGGCGCCACTCCGCCCGCCTCTACCTCGCCTCCTCCGGCCAGCCGTCCAACGGTGCAAGGTTCGATACCCCAGGATGAGACCCATCTCACACTGTCTCGGTGCGATTTTCTTCTTCTTACGATTATCTTTGCCTGCTTCGATCCTCGAGCCCTCGTAGGTTGGTACTCTCAGTCTCAGATGGCTGAATCCTTTGTGCTCAACACCGGCGCCAGGATCCCGTCGGTTGGCCTCGGCACGGCGACAGGGAAGGCAGAACCCGGCGTCGTACGGGAGGCCGTCTACGCCGCCGTCAAGGTCTCTTTTAATCAGAATATGTAAAGCTTGCTCTGTAAATTGAGAATTTATTTTGAGATACCAAAATGTAACTACTCTCTCCGATCCATATTAACTGTTGCTGATTTAGTGTTAGTAGTATAATTTAGTAATATGGATAGAAGGGAGTAGTCCTGTTTTACCAAGTACTGAAATTTTGGTGTTTCGCAATATAGGCTGGATATCGGCATATCGATTGTGCTCCAGCATACCGCAACGAGAAGGAGGTAATCAGTAATTACCTGTGGATTAGTATTCCATTAGATCGATTGGATGGATGTCCCTTCGATATGTCTTGTGTAGTTTTTTTTCAGGTTTAAATTAACTGCCAGTACTCACTGAAAAGTGAAAACATATGTGATGCTAAATTTTTACTGTAatactctctccgtcccaaaataactgactTAAGTTTGTAATAACTTTATAAAGTTgtattaagcttgagacacttattttgggacggatggaGTAATTTTTTGCTTGTGCGGAAATGTTTATAGTTCTTTTGCCCTAACCAATTTTCGATGAGGCGCACTATCTGCATTAATGTATTTTGTCTCTAAGACGGTAACATTTTAAAAAAAAAGGATATATCTCCGGCCTCTACATCTGGAGGACAcatgcaaccattttattaattattctcaAAAACCTTACAAAGCAATACATCAGTAAGTCTAAAGTCACTATCTTAACAACACGTGCCTCTACTCCTATCCCCATGATGTAGGTGTGCTGAATGTCCGAGCCTAATACCAAACAGACATCGCACCAAACCCTAACATCAAAAGCCGGATGCCCCAGCCCAGCCACATACTGGGGCTGGGTCCAACCGGTCCGGCGCATAGGCCGTCGCCGTCGTCTCCCACCAACCCATCTCCAGATCTGGTACTAATGCAGCGACCTTGACAGGCCTGCCATTGACGCCACCACGGTGTCAGACAGCTCCACCATCCTGCACGTATTCATCCACACGCGGCCGTCGGCGAAACTCCGCAGCACCATGCCGTCGGGATCCGCCATCGGCCTTGCGGTGAATGTAACACCGCTCTTCCTCTTGTCCCCTCCAGCCAGCACTTGCTCCAAAACGATGCTCCCAGGAGGGAGAACATCATCGAAAGCGTCATCATCGTCCGATCCGGTAGAcccagatctagggtttcccccgaaacaTCCCGATCATGTTGACGTCACCTGCAACGACGATGCCTCGAGAAGGGAATGACGTCCGAGACGCCACCATCGTCCGCCAAGACCGCAGTCAGGCACGATTTTCACTGGAAGCCACGTCGTCCCGATCTCGCTGTTGGCTGAAACCGTGCGGAGCCTCACCATGAAGACGTACGCCGTCGTCGGTACTCCCGCAGAGATCCTTCATCCCCTCACCGGTCCCTCCACGCGCCGTCGGTCGGCACAAGGCCACCCCACGGTGGATCCGATCGGGGCGTTGGATCCgcagccaccgccgccaccatctccacACAGATCAGCCAACCCCGCCGAAAGGGGCACTGCCACCACCACCGTCCTTCAGGGCCACCACTCCGTCGGACGTGGAGCTTCGGCCACCGCCGCGAAGCATAGGGTCGCCGCCCTCGGACTCCCACGTGAGGTGCCCCTGCCGCCTCAGATGGGATCCCGCAGCAACCACCCGCCTTGGTGCCTTCAGCACCGGGCCCTCCGCCACCGCGGCCCAcgccggcggcagcggcggcaggaggaggcgcgACGGGCGGCCTGCGGCGCTAGGGTTCAGGGCCCCTAGCGTCGCTCAGGGGAGGCGACGCGAGGGCGATACGCGAGGGGCATGACTCTTATCCTCCAAATCATGCCCCCTCTAAGACAGTAACATGGTTCTTCTCCCTGTTGAAAACTTATGAATAATTACCAAACCAAAATGAAATATCAAACTCTCTGAAAACATTCTCACCTGCACATGTGGGAAGCTATTATGAACTTGCAACATTGATGGAAATATATCTACATATGTGGTCTGTTTAAACAAAAGGCCAAGCTGCGAAATTATCATTCGTTCATGCATATGTTGCCTGAACTCATGTagtattgcaaaagactgtcatccCTACTTGAAATTTTTATCAGAAGATATGTTATGTTTTGTAAATAAGCTAACTGGATTGAAATACATGCCTTCTTGCCTTCTATAGATTGGTCTCGCTCTCAAGAAATTATTTGACGAAGGCGTTGTTAAGCGTGAAGATCTGTTTATCACTTCTAAGTTGTGGTTAGGCCTCATTCAAACCTTAGCCGCATCATGTGTAAAGAAGTAGCATATGTAATTTGCAGAGTtgcatttttgaaaaatatttaaattctgCAGGTCTGGTAATCAAGCCCCAGAAGATGTATCGGAGGGAATTGACACCACTCTTGAAGATTTGCAGCTGGACTACTTAGACCTTTTCCTTGTAAATTACTATGCATTGTCCATCAATTTTTTATATGAATAATTGTCCATCTacttcctccgtcctaaaataagtgactcaaaaatgattcAGTTTTGtgctaactttagtacaaagtagaGTTTTTTTAAGTCATTTATTttagaacggaggaagtatttaaTATTACATTGAATTGACCGTCGCTCATGGAGTAGTAGAAGTAGGCGAGTTATGCTTTATTGTTCCATCTGAGCAACATTtttagcatgaacattttttgaatttataaatTAATTAAATTAAAGAGTGAATTCTATTTTTTACCATGTAGTTGTACATTTGTGATATTAATTACCTCGCCGAGTGGAAATTCATCTAGAATACCCCTTTTGAAAGCTTTGAATCCCTGTTTTCTGATGCGTGTCCATCATGCAAGTGTAAGATGACGCCTGGGgtccaaatatatgtggacggtACAAGGAGTGAAACAAATGGACAAGAAAAGTCTAGACATGATCGTCAATGATGCCCTTCGATCTTTACAGATTTTTTTACAAATCATTGACACAACATGCCCATCCTATCTAACATAAATAAGGAAAATGCAAAACTGGAGAAAAACCATGCTAATAGTCTCCAAAATCTGATATTTCGATGGAAATTCCACTAAGTGGAGTAATATGTGTCACAAATGTACAACTACAGGGCAAAAAAATGGAATTCACTTTAAGTTATATAATGGTCACATCTAATTTAATGGTATATTGGAATGCCCGTCGCTCACGGAATACTAGAAGTAGATGATTTATGCTTATTATTCCGCCTTGGCAACATATTCAGCatgatattttttgtatttttgtagtGATAAACAAAAGGATAAAATGTAGCTTTCACTGAACAATGAAGTGTGTTCTCAAGCTCACCGCGGGAGAAATTGACTTTAAATGTGTGTACCTCATATGTACCCAAGTTATTTTGTTGATGACGTCCTATATTTTGCAGATCCATGCTCCACTTCGTTCTAAGAAAGGTGCCATGCCAACCCCCGAAAACTTTCTTCCTGTTGACATTCCTGCTACTTGGGGAGCAATGGAGAAGTTATATGCCTCTGGCAAGGCCCGTGCGATCGGTGTGAGTAACTTTTCTTGTAAGAGAATGGAGGATTTGCTTGCCGTTGCAAATGTACCTCCAGCAGTCAACCAGGTTGAGTGCCATCCAGGCTGGCAGCAAATGAAACTACGGGAACTTTGCCAATCAAAGGGTGTTCATCTTTCTGTAAGTTTAAAATGTCGCCAGtatagcgacgatttcccctctcttttcAGTAGCGTTGGCACTTTCTTGAAAATCACTACTCTTGTTTGTTGTTCACATTTTGTTACTTCTGCTTTTGCAGGCATATTCACCCTTAGGAAAACATGGATCACCTCAGTCCATGATTCCAAGCTTTCTTAGCAATCCCATTGTCATCTCTGTTGCGGAGAAGTTAAACAAAACTCCTGCTCAGGTTGCACTACGCTGGGGTCTTCAAATGGGACAGAGTGTACTTCCAAAAAGCACCAATGAAATAAGAATAAAGGAGAACCTGAGCATATTTGACTGGTCTATCCCTGAAGATTTGATGGCTAATTTCTCTGCAATTCAGCAGGCACGTCTCAGTTCCATCCTTGTTATTTTGTtctgtttttttagaaaagaaggcatatccccggcctctgcatcagttGATGCATGCAGCCTTTTATTAAAAGCCAAACAAATAGTTGTGAAGTGTCTTACAAGCTCACACGAAGCAATAAAAATGTCTCAAAAAAAGTGATTAAAAAAGTGCCGCAACCGGCTTAAATAGGCCTAGATGACTACACACCTATCATATTACTggaccgccatccaaaccggttataGATATCCTGAGCTATCATTTCTCATCGGACAGACCCAGTAACCATAGACTCTCTGGCTTCCGCAGGAGTTAGTAACGATCACATACGGATCCATGTTGCGGCTCtgtagataacctgcaaaaaaatTGTATTTGTATGTCTGTTAAAAAACAAATCAGAAAGCAGTTCCAAATAGCCCAAAGCATTGCACATACTCCTATACGACTATGTTTCACTATATTATCTTTGCACCCCATGtaaccacgtcccaaataacgttTGTATACTACGAGGAGGGTTTATACTGAAGGCTATTTGAAGTGAGCGCCATAAAATCCTGGCCATCGGACAATaaagaaagaggtgtttgatagTTTCATTTTGATCATAAAAATTACATCTCTTACTACCCTCCCAATTACGTTTAGCCAAGTTATCCTTTGTTACGATCACctccttgtgaacaaaccacataaagACATTGATCCGTAATGGGACCTTGACCTTCCAAATATGCATTGACTTTGGGATTGGGCCAGAGTCTATGAGATCAAGATACATAGACTTGACCAAAAAGATGCCATTCGAACATAATTTTCATTGGAGTTTATCTGCCTCATCAATAAGTTGTACATCCATCAACCTTCTGACCAGATGTAACCAGGATGCCCATCTATCTCCAACTAGAGCTCTCCGGAATTGTATATTTAAAGGAACAGTCTGCAATATCGTAGCAACAAAAACGTCTCTACGTTGTACAATATTGTAGAGAGATAGATACTGCTTAGCAAGTGGCGTCTCCCCTAACCaggtatcctcccagaatctcgtTGATTCTCCGTTTCCAATAATGAACTTCGCTCTTTGGAAGAAAGTTGCCTTCGCCCTCATAAGGCCCTTCCAAAAAGGTGAATCATTGGGTCTGGCGGAAACCTAAGCTAAGGTTTTATTATGTAGGTACTTATTACgcaaaatttgtacccacatgccTTCTTCTTCAACTGATAATCTGAACAGCCACTTACTGAGCAGCCATCTATTCTtaacctctaaattctcaatccCAAGGCCTCCCTGGTCTTTCGGTCCACAAATAATGTCCCATCTAGTGAGGCGATACCTTCTCTTAGTGTCATCGCTTTGCCAAAAGAAACGAGATCAATAAAAGTCCAACCTCTTCCGTACCCCGACAGGCACCTCAAAGAAGGACAAGAGGAACATCGGCAAACTCGTAAGAACCGAGTTAATCAGAATTAGCCGGCCTCCATAAGTCATGAGCTTGCTCTTCCAGCAGCTAAGCTTTTTCTCGAATATATCCTCGATACACTTCCATTCCTTATTAGTGATCCTACGGTGATGAATCGGTACACCCAGATAACTAAACGGTAAAGTACCCAATTCACAGCCAAACAGTTGTTTATAAGCATCTTGCTCGTCCCTGGCTTTTCCGAAGCAGAACAACTCGCTTTTGTTAAAGTTTATCTTCAACCCCGGCAACTGTTCAAATAGGCATAACACCAACTTATGTTTCTAGCTTTCTCAAAATCGTGCTCCATGAATAGAATAGTGTCATCGGCGTATTGTAGAATGGACACTCCACCATCAACTAGATGTGTTTAACTCCAATGTTGCCTTTCTGTACAAAGGAATCAACATGTTTCCTCAAAATTTCGTCGAAACCCTTCATACGCAAGGCTTGTTGTAAGATTGGTCGTTTTACCTTATCATACGCCTTCTTGAAATCCACTTTAAAGATAACCCCGTCTATTTTCATCTTAATTATGATGTATAATAGTTTGCACATTGTTCCATGGGGAAAATATTGTACATGACATATTTACATTCACATATTTCTTATCTGATATTGTTTTGGCTTGCTAAATGCAGGTTAAGGTGCTAAGAGCTGAATTTGTAGTTCACCCGAAAGGTATTTACAAAACCGTGGAGGACTTTTGGGATGGTGAAATCTGAGGCGCACTAAAGCCATTGTGTTTCAGCATAAAACTGCAGTCGACATCTAATTTTATATTTGCATATAGATGTTTCAGTTGAACTGCTGGCATTAAATGTTTGTGTGAGAGAAGAAACTGAAAGCATTTTGGCTATATCATGTGTCTTCCCACTACTAAAGATATGGCTACGAGTGGCCGACTGCAAAGGCTACCGGTGGCGGCATGATAACATGCCACTAAAATTCTTGAGGAGTTGCCGTCCCAAAACCCGAAAAACACGAAAAGAGAACTCCAAAACAAAGATGCATGGGAATGGACAAAACTACAAGTTATCTTCTGAAACAAATTGCCATAGGAAAAACCTAGCTAgaaatttctgtctttttttggaaaaggagaatGACCCCCGGCCTCTCCATCTTGACGATGCATGCTGTCATAGGAGTTTCCGTCTAAACTCGACAAACACGGGAACACTCTGAAAGCAAAACTCATCATCCTTTGAACATGCAATTAACCATGGGAGTGTATTAGAATTAACCGCTAAGGTATAACATGAGTTAACCCCAATCTTGTTGATATATGTCAAGGTATTTAAAGGATTAAAAAAGGCACATGGTAATTTATTGTATAGCGCGTATGTCCATTTCAGAACAAGCTTCCATCTTTTTGGTGTTAAAGGACGAATCCTTCCTCCGTCGCCATCTCTCCCAACCCTACCCCCGCTCTCGTGCGGTGTCGTCGTGCCTCACCAGGGCATCCCCGCttccctctccccccccccccctcccaagaCCACTCTCCTCTTCGCCGCCGCCAGCGACGATGCCAGGGCAAAACCCGAGCAGCTCATCGGTGGTGGCCTTCTGCTCACACGTCTGCTGCTCAAGATCGTGTGGCGGTTCCAATCTTGATCTCCTCGATGATGGTGGCGGATAACGACGGCTGGAGTGTGACGGCGGGTCTATAGCCGCAGGTGGCGGTGACGGCCATGTTGCAACCTCACAACCTTCGGTTTGGCTTCACATCATAGTGGCACTCCTGGTCTTGATCTGCATCACACGGGTGACGGGGCGGTGGCTCTAGGCTTGGCGGTGGTGTTCATCTCCTCCGC encodes:
- the LOC123445586 gene encoding aldo-keto reductase family 4 member C10-like, which codes for MAESFVLNTGARIPSVGLGTATGKAEPGVVREAVYAAVKAGYRHIDCAPAYRNEKEIGLALKKLFDEGVVKREDLFITSKLWSGNQAPEDVSEGIDTTLEDLQLDYLDLFLIHAPLRSKKGAMPTPENFLPVDIPATWGAMEKLYASGKARAIGVSNFSCKRMEDLLAVANVPPAVNQVECHPGWQQMKLRELCQSKGVHLSAYSPLGKHGSPQSMIPSFLSNPIVISVAEKLNKTPAQVALRWGLQMGQSVLPKSTNEIRIKENLSIFDWSIPEDLMANFSAIQQVKVLRAEFVVHPKGIYKTVEDFWDGEI